In Pseudomonas nunensis, a single window of DNA contains:
- a CDS encoding TonB-dependent receptor — MNKYLLSSLCLLALNNNAQAQVLTLPTGTITAPTVDDDSVSLNTPTTAGSRLNLTAMETPASIESLTGEQIRARGDRSVQDAVSRGTGISRTGTPGDGGTSLSARGFTGQGSVMQLYDGNRMYSGMGTVTFPVDTWSVERVDVLRGPASVLYGEGATGAVVNVIPKKPFDGEIENHLRVGYGSYDSQQQAFDSGGSLTDTLSYRLNLNRLRSNGWVDRGDSSSDFISAALRWQATDDLTFTLAHDYGDQTPMNYFGTPLINGRFKDSLRDKNYNVSNDKQHYNDQWTRLTSEWQISDNISSSNELYYLKAQRRWQNAENYNFDRDTQQLSRSGYFGIGHTQEQIGDRQTFTFKHTLFGLDSQTVTGVDYNRIRFQLDSNSPFNDVLPNGQPVDLYHPQPGRFESADPYRSQFQSTTKQMSVFAENRTQLSERWSLVTGVRRDYVHVDRDNLVDGSQSDKTLTGNNWKAGLVFALTPDTSFYGQYATSTDGVGGLISLSPSQQQYDLATAKQTEIGVKQLFWDQRGEFTLAAYHIVKKKLLTDDPGNPTLKQQVGQQSSNGIEASLDLQLPHAWQLQANAAIVKAKYDDFSAVVNGETVSYNGNRPTEVPRRTANLWLSKAINQDLKAGAVVRYVDARYADMANQNELPSYTVVDATLSWKALRNTTLGLQVNNLFDRQYAQSQYNEGQQWILGEPRSFFVTADYQF; from the coding sequence ACAACAACGCTCAGGCGCAAGTGCTGACCCTGCCCACCGGCACCATCACCGCGCCGACGGTTGACGATGACAGCGTCAGCCTGAACACGCCGACCACCGCTGGTTCGCGGCTTAATCTCACGGCGATGGAAACTCCGGCCAGTATTGAAAGCCTGACCGGCGAGCAGATCCGCGCCCGAGGTGATCGCAGCGTGCAGGACGCGGTATCGCGCGGCACCGGGATCAGCCGCACCGGCACGCCTGGCGATGGCGGCACGTCGTTGTCGGCGCGGGGTTTTACCGGGCAGGGTTCGGTGATGCAGCTGTATGACGGCAACCGCATGTACTCCGGCATGGGCACGGTGACGTTCCCGGTGGATACTTGGTCGGTGGAACGCGTCGATGTGCTGCGCGGTCCGGCGTCGGTGTTGTACGGCGAAGGCGCGACCGGCGCGGTGGTCAATGTGATCCCGAAAAAGCCCTTCGACGGCGAAATCGAAAACCACCTGCGGGTCGGCTATGGTTCCTACGACAGTCAGCAGCAAGCCTTCGACAGCGGCGGTTCGCTGACCGACACCTTGAGCTATCGCTTGAACCTCAATCGCCTGCGCAGCAATGGCTGGGTGGATCGCGGCGACTCCTCCAGCGACTTCATCAGCGCCGCCCTGCGCTGGCAGGCAACCGACGACCTGACCTTCACCCTCGCTCACGATTACGGCGATCAAACGCCGATGAATTATTTCGGCACGCCACTGATCAATGGCCGCTTCAAGGACAGCCTGCGGGACAAGAACTACAACGTCAGCAACGATAAGCAGCATTACAACGACCAGTGGACGCGCCTGACCAGCGAATGGCAGATCTCCGACAACATCAGCTCGAGCAACGAGCTGTATTACCTCAAGGCCCAGCGCCGCTGGCAGAACGCCGAGAACTACAATTTCGACCGCGACACCCAGCAACTGAGCCGCAGCGGTTATTTCGGCATCGGCCACACCCAGGAACAGATCGGTGATCGCCAGACCTTCACCTTCAAACACACCCTGTTCGGCCTCGACAGCCAGACCGTGACCGGCGTCGATTACAACCGCATCCGCTTCCAGCTCGACAGCAACTCGCCGTTCAACGACGTGCTGCCGAACGGGCAACCGGTGGACTTGTATCACCCGCAACCGGGTCGCTTTGAAAGTGCCGATCCGTACCGCAGTCAGTTCCAGTCCACGACCAAACAGATGTCGGTGTTTGCGGAAAACCGCACGCAACTCAGTGAGCGCTGGTCGTTGGTGACCGGTGTGCGCCGCGACTACGTGCACGTCGATCGCGACAACCTGGTGGACGGCAGCCAAAGCGACAAGACCCTGACTGGCAATAACTGGAAAGCCGGGTTGGTGTTTGCCCTGACCCCGGACACCTCGTTCTACGGCCAATACGCCACCAGCACCGACGGCGTCGGCGGCCTGATTTCCCTGAGCCCGAGCCAGCAGCAATACGACCTCGCCACCGCCAAACAGACCGAAATCGGTGTGAAGCAATTGTTCTGGGATCAGCGCGGCGAGTTCACGTTGGCGGCGTATCACATCGTCAAAAAGAAACTGCTGACCGACGACCCGGGCAACCCGACGCTCAAGCAACAGGTCGGCCAGCAATCGTCGAATGGGATTGAGGCCAGCCTCGATCTGCAACTGCCTCACGCCTGGCAACTGCAAGCCAACGCCGCCATCGTCAAGGCCAAGTACGACGATTTTTCGGCGGTGGTGAACGGTGAAACCGTCTCGTACAACGGCAACCGGCCGACCGAAGTTCCGCGCCGAACCGCCAACCTGTGGCTGAGCAAAGCGATCAACCAAGACCTGAAGGCCGGGGCTGTCGTGCGCTATGTGGATGCGCGTTATGCGGACATGGCGAATCAGAATGAGCTGCCGAGCTACACCGTGGTCGATGCGACGCTGTCCTGGAAAGCGCTGCGCAATACGACGCTGGGGTTGCAGGTGAACAATCTGTTTGACCGGCAGTATGCGCAAAGCCAATACAATGAGGGGCAGCAGTGGATTTTGGGTGAGCCGCGATCGTTTTTTGTCACCGCGGATTATCAGTTTTAA
- a CDS encoding ABC transporter ATP-binding protein, whose amino-acid sequence MTSLNLTHLAWTPLGHGHCHHQFQLRDASLHVAAGEFVGLIGPNGSGKTSLLRCAYRFSKPESGEVQLDHHNVWKQSSRWCAQRIAVVLQEFPDAFGLTVEEVVAMGRTPHKGLFDGDTIEDRNLATHALKSVGLEGFEDHAFATLSGGEKQRVILARALAQQPQLLILDEPTNHLDPRYQLELLQLVKRLNIGTLASIHDLNLAAAFCDRLYVINHGRIVASGTPKEVLTAPLLREVFGVEALIDDHPLHGYPRITWITQP is encoded by the coding sequence ATGACCTCGCTCAACCTCACACACCTCGCCTGGACACCCCTGGGCCACGGCCACTGCCATCACCAGTTCCAACTGCGTGACGCCTCGCTGCACGTGGCTGCCGGTGAGTTTGTCGGGTTGATCGGCCCCAACGGCAGCGGCAAGACCAGCCTGTTGCGCTGCGCCTATCGCTTCAGCAAACCCGAGAGCGGCGAGGTCCAGCTCGATCACCACAACGTCTGGAAACAATCCTCACGCTGGTGCGCACAACGCATCGCGGTGGTTTTGCAGGAATTCCCCGACGCCTTCGGCCTGACGGTCGAAGAAGTGGTCGCCATGGGCCGCACGCCGCACAAAGGCTTGTTCGATGGCGACACGATTGAAGACCGAAACCTGGCTACTCACGCGCTGAAATCCGTCGGTCTCGAAGGCTTCGAAGACCATGCCTTCGCCACCCTCTCCGGTGGTGAAAAGCAACGAGTGATCCTCGCCCGCGCCCTGGCCCAGCAACCGCAATTGCTGATCCTCGACGAGCCGACCAACCACCTCGACCCGCGCTATCAGCTTGAGCTTTTGCAACTGGTCAAACGCCTGAACATCGGCACGTTGGCGAGCATCCACGACCTGAATCTGGCCGCCGCTTTCTGTGATCGTCTGTACGTGATCAACCACGGCCGCATCGTCGCCAGCGGCACACCGAAAGAAGTCCTGACCGCCCCGCTGCTGCGCGAGGTATTCGGCGTCGAAGCGCTGATCGATGACCACCCCCTCCACGGCTACCCCCGAATCACCTGGATAACCCAACCATGA
- a CDS encoding ABC transporter substrate-binding protein produces MTVRSLLCVALLLGAAQASAEATKYPLTVQSCNREVTFKQAPKHAVSHDINMTQMMLALGLKSSMAGYSGVTGWKSVTPEMQTILNGLPELAAKYPSVETLLNANVDFFFAGWDYGMRVGGDLTPQTLQPLGINVYELTESCAFVMKRPAATLEDTYNDLRNLGKIFDVQDRANGLITEMQAQVAEVRKDLPADKPRVFLYDSGEDRAMTSGRLGMPQALIDAAGGQNILDDVEASWTRVNWENVVERNPQVIVIVDYGEVTAEQKEQFLLNNKALQSVDAIKNQRFIVIPYVQATPGIDNVLAVETLAKGFHGE; encoded by the coding sequence ATGACTGTGCGTTCCCTGCTGTGCGTCGCCCTGTTGCTGGGCGCTGCCCAAGCCTCTGCCGAGGCCACGAAATACCCGCTGACCGTCCAGAGCTGCAATCGCGAAGTGACATTCAAGCAAGCGCCGAAACACGCGGTCAGCCACGACATCAACATGACCCAGATGATGCTCGCCCTCGGCCTCAAGTCGAGCATGGCCGGCTACAGCGGTGTCACGGGATGGAAGTCGGTTACGCCCGAGATGCAGACCATCCTCAATGGCTTGCCGGAACTGGCGGCCAAGTACCCGTCGGTGGAAACCCTGCTCAACGCCAACGTAGATTTCTTCTTCGCAGGCTGGGATTACGGCATGCGCGTCGGCGGTGACCTGACGCCGCAAACCCTGCAACCGCTGGGCATCAATGTCTACGAGCTGACCGAGTCCTGTGCCTTCGTGATGAAGCGCCCGGCGGCCACGCTGGAGGACACTTACAACGACCTGCGCAACCTCGGCAAGATCTTCGACGTGCAGGACCGCGCCAACGGTTTGATCACCGAGATGCAGGCGCAAGTCGCCGAGGTTCGTAAAGACCTGCCGGCGGACAAACCTCGCGTGTTCCTCTACGACAGCGGCGAAGACCGGGCCATGACCTCTGGCCGTCTCGGCATGCCGCAAGCGCTGATCGATGCGGCCGGTGGACAAAATATTCTCGATGACGTCGAGGCCAGTTGGACGCGGGTCAATTGGGAGAACGTGGTCGAGCGCAATCCACAGGTGATCGTGATCGTCGACTACGGTGAGGTCACCGCCGAGCAGAAAGAACAATTCCTGCTCAATAACAAAGCCCTGCAATCGGTAGACGCGATCAAGAACCAGCGCTTTATCGTCATTCCTTACGTGCAGGCCACGCCGGGGATCGACAACGTGCTGGCGGTGGAAACCCTGGCCAAGGGGTTCCACGGCGAATGA
- a CDS encoding FecCD family ABC transporter permease, producing MIERRYALLLIALGALLLVSCVVSLGFGPARVPVDVVWRILLHKIFSVGEPDWAAGQEHIVWLIRVPRMLLGALVGAGLALIGAVLQAVTRNPLADPHLLGVTSGATLGAVIVVLHVGEIVGLLTLPIAAFIGALASMLIVLMIANRNGRLDSDRLLLCGVAVSFVMMAIANLLLFMGDHRASSAVMFWMLGGLGLARWELLALPAASVLLGLVLLLGMARPLNALMAGEQTAVTLGLNARTVRLRVFLIASLMTGVLVSISGSIGFVGLMVPHIARRLVGAEHRRLLPVCVLLGSVFLVWVDVAARTLIAPEDLPIGVATAAIGGLFFIGLMRRR from the coding sequence ATGATCGAGCGTCGCTATGCGTTGCTGCTGATCGCACTCGGCGCGCTGTTGCTGGTGTCGTGCGTGGTGTCCCTGGGCTTCGGGCCGGCGCGGGTGCCGGTGGATGTGGTGTGGCGGATTTTGCTGCACAAGATCTTCAGTGTCGGCGAGCCAGACTGGGCGGCCGGGCAGGAACACATCGTATGGCTGATCCGCGTGCCGCGCATGTTGCTCGGGGCACTGGTGGGTGCCGGGTTGGCGTTGATTGGTGCGGTGCTGCAAGCAGTGACGCGCAATCCGCTGGCGGATCCGCACCTGCTCGGCGTGACCTCGGGCGCCACGTTGGGCGCGGTGATTGTGGTGCTGCATGTCGGTGAGATTGTCGGTCTGCTGACCCTACCGATTGCGGCGTTTATCGGTGCGTTGGCGAGCATGCTGATCGTGCTGATGATCGCCAATCGCAACGGGCGGCTGGACAGTGATCGCCTGCTGTTGTGCGGCGTGGCGGTGTCGTTCGTGATGATGGCGATTGCCAATTTGCTGCTGTTCATGGGCGATCACCGCGCGAGTTCGGCGGTGATGTTCTGGATGCTCGGCGGGCTCGGCTTGGCGCGCTGGGAATTGCTAGCGCTGCCGGCGGCCAGCGTGTTGCTGGGGTTGGTGTTGTTGCTCGGGATGGCGCGGCCGTTGAATGCGTTGATGGCGGGTGAGCAGACGGCGGTGACGCTGGGCTTGAATGCTCGCACGGTGCGGTTGCGGGTGTTCTTGATTGCTTCGCTGATGACTGGGGTGCTGGTGTCGATCAGCGGGTCGATCGGGTTTGTCGGCTTGATGGTGCCGCACATTGCGCGGCGGTTGGTGGGGGCTGAGCATCGCAGATTGTTGCCCGTTTGCGTTTTGCTCGGCAGCGTTTTCCTGGTCTGGGTCGACGTCGCCGCCCGCACCCTGATCGCCCCGGAAGACTTGCCCATTGGCGTCGCCACTGCTGCCATCGGCGGCCTGTTCTTCATCGGCCTCATGCGCCGCCGGTAA
- the urtA gene encoding urea ABC transporter substrate-binding protein — MKRRSLIKAFTLTASIAAMGMTWTVQAAETIKVGILHSLSGTMAISETSLKDMALMTIDEINAKGGVNGKMLEPVVVDPASNWPLFAEKGRQLLTQDKVAVVFGCWTSVSRKSVLPVFEELNGLLFYPVQYEGEEMSPNVFYTGAAPNQQAIPAVEYLMSEEGGSAKRYFLLGTDYVYPRTTNKILRSFLHSKGVADKDIEEVYTPFGHSDYQTIVANIKKFSAGGKTAVISTVNGDSNVPFYKELANQGLKATDVPVVAFSVGEEELRGIDTKPLVGNLAAWNYFESVENPQNKKFVADWKAYAKKHNLPGADKAVTNDPMEATYVGIHMWAQAAEKAKSTDVDKVREALAGQTFAAPSGYTLTMDKTNHHLHKPVMIGEIQADGQFNVVWQTEGPIRAQPWSPFIDGNDKKPDYAVKSN; from the coding sequence ATGAAGCGTCGCAGCTTGATCAAGGCTTTCACACTCACGGCAAGCATTGCCGCGATGGGCATGACCTGGACTGTCCAGGCCGCCGAGACCATCAAGGTCGGCATCCTGCACTCCCTGTCCGGCACCATGGCGATCTCCGAAACATCCCTCAAAGACATGGCGTTGATGACCATCGACGAAATCAACGCCAAGGGCGGCGTGAACGGCAAGATGCTGGAACCGGTAGTGGTCGACCCGGCGTCGAATTGGCCGCTGTTCGCTGAAAAAGGCCGGCAGTTGCTGACCCAGGACAAAGTCGCCGTGGTGTTCGGTTGCTGGACTTCGGTATCGCGCAAATCGGTGTTGCCGGTGTTTGAAGAACTCAACGGCCTGCTGTTCTACCCGGTGCAGTACGAAGGCGAAGAGATGTCGCCGAACGTGTTCTACACCGGCGCGGCGCCGAACCAGCAGGCGATTCCGGCGGTGGAATACCTGATGAGCGAAGAAGGCGGCAGCGCCAAGCGTTACTTCCTGCTCGGCACCGACTACGTCTACCCGCGCACCACCAACAAAATCCTGCGCTCGTTCCTGCACTCCAAAGGCGTGGCGGACAAGGACATCGAAGAGGTCTACACCCCGTTCGGCCACAGCGACTACCAAACCATCGTCGCCAACATCAAGAAATTCTCGGCCGGCGGCAAGACGGCAGTCATCTCCACAGTCAACGGCGACTCCAACGTGCCGTTCTATAAAGAGCTGGCCAACCAGGGCCTGAAAGCTACCGACGTGCCAGTCGTGGCGTTCTCGGTAGGCGAAGAGGAACTGCGCGGCATCGACACCAAACCGTTGGTGGGCAACCTCGCGGCGTGGAACTACTTCGAATCGGTCGAGAACCCGCAGAACAAGAAATTCGTCGCTGACTGGAAAGCCTACGCCAAGAAACACAACCTGCCAGGCGCCGACAAAGCGGTGACCAACGACCCGATGGAAGCCACTTATGTCGGCATTCACATGTGGGCGCAAGCAGCTGAAAAAGCCAAGTCCACCGACGTCGACAAGGTCCGCGAAGCGTTGGCCGGCCAGACCTTTGCCGCGCCGTCGGGTTACACGCTGACCATGGACAAGACCAACCACCACCTGCACAAGCCAGTGATGATCGGCGAGATTCAGGCCGACGGTCAGTTCAACGTCGTGTGGCAAACCGAAGGCCCGATCCGCGCCCAGCCGTGGAGCCCGTTTATCGATGGCAACGACAAGAAGCCGGATTATGCGGTGAAGAGCAACTAA
- the urtB gene encoding urea ABC transporter permease subunit UrtB has product MPTALYRLILALALLLPMATHAGDAEDFVAANPVQQAKLLEAWAAQPDPARVELINALQQGELTVDGQPKTLRLNNRLRGLIDTALASHQLLAADAKIRLAAAQQLQKSAKPAQLKFLDQQLAGEKDESVHAALSLALANLQLVDTDPAVRLAAVRLLGETGDPLARTRLEGLLEPGVEADAGVRTAAETSLAQVKRKLLIGELLGQAFSGMSLGSILLLAALGLAITFGLLGVINMAHGEMLMLGAYSTYVVQLMFQRFAPQAIEFYPLIALPVAFFVTAAIGMALERTVIRHLYGRPLETLLATWGISLMLIQLVRLLFGAQNVEVANPAWLSGGIQVLPNLVLPYNRIVIIAFALFVVVLTWLMLNKTRLGLNVRAVTQNRNMAACCGVPTGRVDMLAFGLGSGIAGLGGVALSQIGNVGPDLGQSYIIDSFLVVVLGGVGQLAGSVFAAFGLGIANKILEPQIGAVLGKILILALIILFIQKRPQGLFALKGRVID; this is encoded by the coding sequence ATGCCGACTGCCCTTTACCGCCTCATCCTCGCCCTCGCGCTGTTACTGCCGATGGCCACCCACGCCGGCGACGCCGAAGACTTCGTCGCGGCCAATCCCGTGCAGCAAGCCAAACTCCTGGAAGCCTGGGCCGCGCAGCCCGATCCGGCCCGTGTCGAACTGATCAACGCCCTGCAACAAGGCGAGTTGACCGTCGACGGCCAACCGAAAACCCTGCGCCTGAATAACCGCCTGCGGGGTCTGATCGACACCGCGCTGGCCAGCCACCAATTGCTCGCCGCCGACGCCAAAATCCGTCTGGCCGCCGCGCAGCAATTGCAGAAAAGCGCCAAACCGGCGCAGCTGAAATTCCTCGACCAGCAACTGGCTGGCGAAAAAGATGAAAGCGTTCACGCCGCCCTCAGCCTAGCGTTGGCCAACCTGCAACTGGTGGACACCGACCCCGCCGTGCGCCTCGCCGCCGTGCGTTTGCTCGGTGAAACCGGCGACCCGCTGGCCCGTACGCGCCTCGAAGGTTTGCTCGAACCCGGCGTCGAAGCCGATGCCGGTGTGCGCACCGCTGCCGAAACCAGCCTCGCTCAAGTCAAACGCAAACTGCTGATCGGCGAGTTGCTCGGCCAGGCGTTCAGCGGCATGTCCCTCGGTTCGATCCTGCTGCTCGCGGCACTCGGCCTCGCCATCACCTTCGGCCTGCTCGGCGTGATCAACATGGCCCACGGCGAGATGCTGATGCTCGGCGCCTACTCGACGTATGTGGTTCAGCTGATGTTCCAGCGCTTCGCCCCACAAGCCATCGAGTTCTACCCGCTAATCGCGTTGCCGGTGGCGTTTTTCGTCACCGCCGCCATCGGCATGGCGCTGGAGCGCACGGTGATTCGTCACCTCTACGGCCGCCCGCTGGAAACTTTGCTCGCGACTTGGGGCATCAGCCTGATGCTGATTCAACTGGTGCGTTTGCTGTTCGGCGCGCAGAACGTTGAAGTGGCGAATCCGGCGTGGTTGTCGGGCGGGATTCAAGTGCTGCCGAATCTTGTGCTGCCCTACAACCGCATCGTGATCATCGCTTTCGCGCTGTTCGTAGTGGTGCTGACCTGGTTGATGCTGAACAAAACCCGCCTGGGCCTGAACGTGCGCGCCGTCACCCAGAACCGCAACATGGCGGCCTGCTGCGGCGTACCGACCGGACGCGTGGACATGCTCGCCTTCGGCCTCGGCTCGGGCATCGCCGGCCTCGGCGGCGTGGCGCTGAGCCAGATCGGCAACGTCGGCCCGGACCTCGGCCAGAGCTACATCATCGACTCGTTCCTGGTGGTGGTGCTCGGCGGCGTCGGCCAGTTGGCCGGTAGCGTGTTCGCGGCGTTCGGCCTCGGTATCGCCAACAAGATTCTCGAACCACAAATCGGTGCCGTACTCGGCAAGATCCTGATCCTCGCGCTGATCATTCTGTTTATTCAGAAACGTCCGCAAGGCCTCTTCGCACTGAAAGGACGGGTGATCGACTAA
- the urtC gene encoding urea ABC transporter permease subunit UrtC has product MNQPLIVTASQKAGPKVTIAVGAVILVLLLALPLLSLLSPVSVFHVSAYTLTLVGKILCYAIVALALDLVWGYAGLLSLGHGLFFALGGYAMGMYLMRQASGDALPAFMTFLSWTELPWYWTGTSSFLWAMCLVVLAPGLLALVFGFFAFRSRIKGVYFSIMTQALTFAGMLLFFRNETGFGGNNGFTNFRTILGFGITEPGTRAVLFFATVVLLVASLFIGWRLAQSKFGRVLTALRDAENRLMFCGYDPRGFKLFVWVLSAVLCGLAGALYVPQVGIINPSEMSPTNSIEAAVWVALGGRGTLIGPLLGAGVVNGMKSWFTVAFPEYWLFFLGALFIVVTLYLPKGVIGLLKKRGEQ; this is encoded by the coding sequence ATGAACCAGCCTCTTATAGTCACAGCCTCACAAAAGGCCGGCCCCAAAGTCACGATCGCCGTGGGTGCGGTGATCCTCGTTTTGCTGTTGGCGTTACCGCTGCTGTCGCTGCTATCGCCGGTCAGCGTCTTCCACGTTTCGGCCTACACGTTGACGCTGGTGGGCAAGATTCTTTGTTACGCCATCGTCGCTCTGGCGCTGGATCTGGTCTGGGGTTACGCCGGTTTGCTGTCCCTCGGTCACGGTTTGTTTTTCGCTCTCGGCGGTTATGCGATGGGCATGTACCTGATGCGCCAGGCCTCGGGCGACGCCTTGCCGGCGTTCATGACCTTCCTGTCGTGGACCGAATTGCCGTGGTACTGGACCGGCACCAGCAGCTTCCTCTGGGCCATGTGCCTGGTGGTTTTGGCACCGGGACTGCTGGCGTTGGTGTTCGGCTTCTTCGCTTTCCGTTCGCGGATCAAAGGCGTGTATTTCTCGATCATGACCCAGGCCCTGACCTTCGCCGGGATGCTGCTGTTTTTCCGCAACGAAACCGGGTTTGGCGGCAACAACGGCTTTACCAATTTCCGCACGATTCTCGGGTTTGGCATTACCGAACCGGGGACGCGCGCGGTGTTGTTTTTCGCCACGGTGGTGTTGCTGGTGGCGAGCCTGTTTATTGGTTGGCGCCTGGCGCAGAGCAAATTCGGCCGCGTGCTGACCGCGTTGCGAGATGCGGAAAACCGCCTGATGTTTTGCGGCTACGACCCGCGCGGTTTCAAGCTGTTCGTGTGGGTGTTGAGCGCGGTGTTGTGTGGTTTGGCCGGTGCGTTGTACGTGCCGCAAGTCGGGATCATCAACCCGAGTGAAATGTCGCCGACCAACTCCATCGAGGCCGCCGTGTGGGTCGCCTTGGGCGGTCGCGGCACGCTGATCGGGCCGTTGCTCGGCGCCGGCGTGGTCAACGGCATGAAGAGCTGGTTCACCGTGGCCTTCCCGGAATACTGGCTGTTCTTCCTCGGGGCCCTGTTCATCGTCGTGACCTTGTATCTGCCCAAAGGCGTGATCGGTCTGCTGAAGAAAAGGGGCGAACAATGA
- the urtD gene encoding urea ABC transporter ATP-binding protein UrtD: protein MRVTATAEFMLEPAFFPVEPNKDAGTSRDSIGFGQRVGPGLDTRHGTILTLEDISVSFDGFKALNSLNLYIGVGELRCIIGPNGAGKTTLMDVITGKTRPSHGKAWFGETLDLTQMSEVQIAQAGIGRKFQKPTVFEALSVFENLELAQKTDKSVWASLRARLTGEQKDRISEVLETIRLTTSVNRPAGLLSHGQKQFLEIGMLLMQDPQLLLLDEPVAGMTDAETEFTAELFKSLAGKHSLMVVEHDMGFVGSIADHVTVLHQGSVLAEGSLEQVQDNERVIEVYLGR from the coding sequence ATGAGAGTCACAGCGACGGCGGAATTTATGCTCGAACCCGCGTTTTTCCCGGTGGAACCGAACAAGGACGCAGGCACCAGCCGCGACAGCATCGGCTTCGGCCAACGTGTCGGCCCTGGCCTGGATACGCGCCACGGCACGATCCTGACCCTGGAAGACATCAGCGTCAGCTTCGATGGTTTCAAGGCGCTGAACAGCCTGAACCTGTACATCGGCGTCGGCGAATTGCGCTGCATCATCGGCCCCAACGGCGCGGGCAAAACCACGCTGATGGACGTGATCACTGGCAAGACCCGGCCGAGTCACGGCAAGGCCTGGTTCGGTGAAACCCTGGACCTGACGCAGATGAGCGAAGTGCAAATTGCCCAGGCCGGCATCGGTCGCAAGTTCCAGAAGCCGACGGTGTTCGAAGCCCTGAGCGTGTTCGAAAACCTGGAGCTGGCGCAGAAAACCGACAAATCGGTGTGGGCGAGTTTGCGCGCGCGCCTGACCGGCGAACAGAAAGATCGCATCAGCGAAGTGCTGGAAACCATTCGCCTGACCACGTCGGTCAATCGCCCGGCGGGTTTGTTGTCCCACGGTCAGAAGCAGTTTCTGGAGATCGGCATGCTGCTGATGCAGGACCCGCAATTGCTGCTGCTCGACGAGCCGGTGGCGGGCATGACCGATGCCGAAACCGAATTCACCGCCGAGCTGTTCAAAAGCCTGGCCGGCAAGCATTCGCTGATGGTGGTGGAACACGATATGGGCTTCGTCGGCTCGATTGCCGACCACGTCACCGTGTTGCACCAGGGCAGCGTGCTGGCCGAAGGGTCGCTGGAACAGGTGCAGGACAATGAGCGGGTGATCGAGGTCTACCTCGGTCGCTAG
- the urtE gene encoding urea ABC transporter ATP-binding subunit UrtE: MLQVDKLHQYYGGSHILRGLSFDVKVGEVTCLLGRNGVGKTTLLKCLMGLLPAKEGAVNWEGKPITTFKPHQRVHAGIAYVPQGREIFGRLTVEENLLMGLSRFPGSEAKEVPAFIYELFPVLLQMKQRRGGDLSGGQQQQLAIGRALASRPRLLILDEPTEGIQPSVIKEIGAVIKKLAARGDMAILLVEQFYDFAAELADQYLVMSRGEIVQQGRGENMEAEGVRGLVTI, encoded by the coding sequence ATGCTGCAAGTCGACAAGCTGCACCAGTACTACGGCGGTAGCCACATCCTGCGCGGTCTCTCGTTTGACGTGAAGGTCGGCGAAGTCACTTGCCTGCTCGGGCGCAACGGCGTGGGCAAGACCACCCTGCTCAAATGCCTGATGGGTTTGCTGCCAGCCAAAGAAGGCGCGGTGAACTGGGAAGGCAAGCCGATCACCACCTTCAAGCCGCACCAACGGGTGCATGCCGGGATCGCCTACGTGCCCCAGGGCCGGGAGATTTTCGGGCGGCTGACCGTGGAAGAAAACCTGCTGATGGGCCTTTCGCGGTTCCCCGGCAGCGAGGCGAAAGAAGTCCCGGCATTCATCTACGAATTGTTCCCGGTGTTGCTGCAAATGAAGCAACGCCGTGGCGGTGACTTGTCCGGCGGCCAGCAACAGCAACTAGCCATCGGCCGCGCACTGGCCAGCCGTCCGCGCCTGCTGATCCTCGACGAACCCACCGAAGGCATCCAGCCGTCGGTGATCAAGGAAATCGGCGCGGTGATCAAGAAGCTTGCTGCTCGTGGCGACATGGCGATTTTGCTGGTGGAACAGTTTTACGACTTCGCCGCCGAACTGGCCGATCAGTACCTGGTGATGTCCCGGGGCGAGATCGTGCAACAGGGTCGCGGTGAAAATATGGAAGCCGAAGGTGTGCGCGGACTGGTTACGATCTAG